A region of Haliotis asinina isolate JCU_RB_2024 chromosome 9, JCU_Hal_asi_v2, whole genome shotgun sequence DNA encodes the following proteins:
- the LOC137296296 gene encoding mitochondrial carnitine/acylcarnitine carrier protein-like, translating into MESVKNFIAGGVGGVCCVATGHPLDTIKVRLQTMPKPEPGQSPLYKGTFDCALKTIRQEGVLGLYKGMAAPITGVAPIFAICFYGYGIGKTLQQKTPGEQLSHIQTFNAGMIAGVMTTVIMAPGERIKCLLQIQQAAGGEAKYKGPIDCMRQLYKESGIRGVYRGTFATLCRDVPATGMYFMSYEWLKRVLTPEGKTTSDLGAARLLLAGGMAGIANWMVAMPQDVLKSRFQTAPHGMYSGIRDVFRHMMKEEGPLALYRGFTPVLIRAFPANAMCFLGFEKAMQFLNYLF; encoded by the exons ATGGAAAGTGTGAAAAACTTCATCGCAGGTGGAGTTGGAGGAGTATGTTGTGTCGCAACTGGCCATCCTCTTGACACTATCAAG GTGCGACTTCAGACAATGCCAAAACCAGAGCCAGGACAGTCCCCTTTGTACAAGGGTACATTTGACTGTGCCTTAAAGACTATTAGGCAGGAG GGCGTCCTGGGCCTGTATAAAGGTATGGCAGCTCCCATTACAGGCGTGGCACCGATCTTTGCTATATGCTTCTACGGATATGGCATTGGAAAGACCTTGCAACAGAAGACTCCAGGCGAGCAGCTATC GCATATCCAGACATTCAATGCTGGTATGATAGCTGGCGTGATGACCACAGTCATCATGGCGCCTGGAGAGAGAATCAAGTGTCTCCTGCAG ATCCAACAAGCTGCAGGTGGTGAGGCCAAGTACAAGGGTCCCATTGACTGTATGAGGCAGCTATACAAGGAGTCAGGGATAAGGGGCGTGTACCGTGGCACGTTTGCCACACTCTGCAGGGATGTGCCTGCAACTGGCATGTATTTTATGAGCTACGAATGGCTGAAACGAGTGCTCACTCCAGAGGGAAAAAC GACTAGTGACCTTGGTGCTGCAAGGCTGTTGCTGGCTGGTGGAATGGCGGGGATCGCCAACTGGATGGTTGCTATGCCACAAGATGTGCTCAAGTCCAGGTTCCAGACTG CACCCCATGGTATGTACAGTGGGATCCGGGATGTGTTCCGTCACATGATGAAGGAGGAGGGACCCCTGGCCCTCTACAGGGGATTCACCCCAGTCTTGATTAGGGCCTTCCCTGCTAATGCT